CATTTCTCCTTTTCTGTTAAACTCGTATATCATCAAGGGAGGAAAGCAGATGAAACCTATATTTTGGATCACTATCATTGGCAGCTTGTGTATGGCAACGTTTCCGCTTTCTGCTGATTTATTGGATGATGCTGTTGGCATTTGGCTTTTTGATGAAGGCAAAGGCGGCATCGCTGCAGATACGTCAGGCAATGGGAACGATGGCGCGATCAGCGGCGCGAAGTGGGCGGAAGGCAAATTCGGGGGCGCATTAGAATTTGAACCCCCACATGTTGTGACCGTTGAACCCGCTGATAGCCTCAATTTCAAAGATCAGATGAGCATTGCAACTTGGGTCTACATGAATAAGGGCGTTTCCGATACTGCCATTCGACGGAACGGTTCTTATCTTTTGGAGGTTCAATCGGCAGGCGAAAGAGTACCAGGTGGATATGTGTTCGGTATCTGGTCAGGCGGTGGGTTTACCGGCGGCGTGTGGGGAACTTCCGTCATTGAACCTGAAAAATGGTATCACATCGTCGGGCTTTACAACGGAAATGAGATGCAACTTTATGTAGATGGTACGCTTGAAGCTGCTGTCAAACAGGACGGTGATGTAGATCACGCAGGCGAGCTGCTTTTTGGAACCTTCGGCGGTGAAAAATTCATCGGTAGACTGGACGAAGTTATTTTCTTTGACCGCGGCATCACAGAGGCAGAGATCACAGAACTCATGAAAGGTGTGGAAGCGGTCCTACCGGTTTCCCCAAACGGGTTACTCACAACAACGTGGGGACAGCTCAAGAATCGTTGAGGCAAGTGACATACCTGCTTGCAAGTGTTATCATATAAGAAATCGGAAATTGTTAAATATTCTTTTGCGGAGGACATCATGGCAGACACGCAACTCGATCAACCAACACTTACACCGCGAGCCTCACAGCAACGCCTTTTAACGGCTGATGACTTGGCGAGACAGCCTGATGATTCTCGGTATGAGCTCGTAGAAGGAGTACTCCGCAAAATGCCGCCTGCTGGATTTGAACACGGTATCTGTGCAGCTGAAATTGGCAGCAGACTTAACGTGCATGTTAGAACACACCAATTAGGTTATGTTTGCGGTGCTGAAACAGGTTTTAAAATTGCCCAAAATCCTGATACAGTTCGGGCACCAGATGCCGCCTTTGTTCGACAGGCATCAATTGAACGTCAGGGTATCGTCAAAGGTTATTGGGAAGGGGCTCCCGATCTGGCTATTGAAGTCATCTCCCCTGGTGATACCTATGCTGAGGTTGCTGAGAAAGTAGAAGAGTGGTTAGCTTCAGGTTGCACAATGGTGTGGGTTATCAATCCACGGCGGGAAACAGTGGAGGTTTATCGCTCCAATGAAGATTTTATCGTTTTACGTGGAACCGATACGCTTGAGGGTGCTGATGTTGTCGAAGGGTTCCAATGTCAGGTTCAAGACATCTTTGCCTAACTGATAGGGCGGCATCCCGGACACACCCAGCACTTACAACGGGAGAAAGAACATTACAATGACGCGATGGCAACCAAACGCTGAACAGAAGGCACACTATGAAACCGAAGGCTACTTTATCCTTCGCAATATTATATCCAAAGACTTGGCCGCAGAACTCCGCGGCGTGATCCGCAACCACATCATGCAACCGGATCCTGGACAGTCTGCTGATATGGATCCGATGGATCCGATGGACGATTCGCCACAAGGACGTATCGCACGCTATCGTAAACTCAGCAACTTCTGCGTACAAGCACCACTGATATGGCATAACATACATGCCGCCCCCGAAATACTCAACATCGCACGCTATTTCCTTGGTGACGACATCATTATGAAGTTCAATAGCTGCTTCCTCAAGCCGCCCCTCACTGGCAGCGCAACACCGTGGCACCAAGACAACGGACTCTGGCGCGACGGTGAAACGGAGCCTTTCAACTTCTGGACACCCCTTGAACCCGCAACCCGGGAAAATGGATGCATGCAGTTTATCCCC
The Candidatus Poribacteria bacterium genome window above contains:
- a CDS encoding Uma2 family endonuclease: MADTQLDQPTLTPRASQQRLLTADDLARQPDDSRYELVEGVLRKMPPAGFEHGICAAEIGSRLNVHVRTHQLGYVCGAETGFKIAQNPDTVRAPDAAFVRQASIERQGIVKGYWEGAPDLAIEVISPGDTYAEVAEKVEEWLASGCTMVWVINPRRETVEVYRSNEDFIVLRGTDTLEGADVVEGFQCQVQDIFA
- a CDS encoding LamG domain-containing protein, whose protein sequence is MKPIFWITIIGSLCMATFPLSADLLDDAVGIWLFDEGKGGIAADTSGNGNDGAISGAKWAEGKFGGALEFEPPHVVTVEPADSLNFKDQMSIATWVYMNKGVSDTAIRRNGSYLLEVQSAGERVPGGYVFGIWSGGGFTGGVWGTSVIEPEKWYHIVGLYNGNEMQLYVDGTLEAAVKQDGDVDHAGELLFGTFGGEKFIGRLDEVIFFDRGITEAEITELMKGVEAVLPVSPNGLLTTTWGQLKNR
- a CDS encoding phytanoyl-CoA dioxygenase family protein, which encodes MTRWQPNAEQKAHYETEGYFILRNIISKDLAAELRGVIRNHIMQPDPGQSADMDPMDPMDDSPQGRIARYRKLSNFCVQAPLIWHNIHAAPEILNIARYFLGDDIIMKFNSCFLKPPLTGSATPWHQDNGLWRDGETEPFNFWTPLEPATRENGCMQFIPSSHKTEIIEHVLYPDSIHGELPRETVQEMIEKHGVHHIELDTGDVVIWHSSLWHYSPPNKTEQSRIAVAGVYTNPEIVKTSKRFWHNFRWVMKDGTVCTQFPPETVEMKIEDPQKPKPFPPAKDY